tCTATCTTTCCACAACCttgcattttcatttttagatattttcctcctctttcctatctGAAATTATAATGATTTACACTGTATGTAAAGAAGAAATACGAGAGTTACTTAATATTACTCTATAAAAATTATCCTTGAAACATAAGCAATGTTTATGTATCAAAGTGGCTGATAGttatcattttctcctctttctttttcttcttttttaaagcaGAGCTaaaatgtttgttattgttgttacagtaaaatattcaaatattcaaatgCTGAACAAAAGGTAGCATTAAGCATTTGACAGATAAACGACCTtcagttttagatatatttatagcaaTCTCTGTGCCAGTggttcttaacattttaactacTTCACCCCCTGAGTTCTTTTGCAAAATTTCATTCCAGATTTTAAAGATAAAGTACAAATAGAACTCTGAACCTGTTTGCTCACAATGCActaatgaagagaagagaaaagagaatgaaagaagagaagagagagatggggggggggggagaaagggagagggagagggagggaagagagaaagagggaaagaagagagggaaggaaggaagagagagggaggggagggaagagagagagagaggggagagagagagagagagagatagagggagggagggagggaaaagagagaagatagagggagggagggagggaaaagaaagagagagggtgggggggaaggctgTACTGTAGTGTAAGGGCTATCCCACACAGCATATACCCACATGCGTATCATCTAGGAAGCAGTCTCCTTGGTGAAGAATAACTTAGACCAAAGTCAGGCTGAAAACAGAGTGCATTCCACTCATTACCCTCTGCGCACCTTACTTGCTCCGCCCATAGCCTTGCTGACCTCACCTCTACAAGCAACCTTATCACTGCCATCTATGTGTCTGTTTCCCAATAAAGAAGTTAAACAGATACAGTTTTCcttctggacctgccagataatatagtgaaCCTtctatgtgagagagagatagatagatagtgagtgagtgagagagagggagagaaagtgagtgtgagtgagtgagtgagagacagagacagagagagagtgagtgagtgagtgagtgagcatgtgaaatgagagagagagaaatgagagacacagacattagagaaagagaaatgagagaaacagatattagtgagagaaaaataagagacagagagatatattagagaggaagaaagaaacagacaggcagactgtgATGGACATATGAGACCatcaagagagcgagagagaatggggggggggggggtaaggcataaagaaagagagaggcagtgagagaaacaaagacagagagacaaagcaaGGGGTAtctagaatgagagagagtatgagagaaaggcattgagagagggagggggaagaggcatcagaagaaaaagagtgaggtatcaagtgagtgagtgaaagtgtgaggaagagatttttttcttattaggtcTATTATTTATACAGGAAAATGTGTGTGCAAAGGGCAaccatattacttttatattatttatttattgaaaatgttctgCCACATCCACATCGAAGGTCATTAGtggtgtattcaaaatatagttatGTGGAAGCTTGGGGCcaaagcccccaggtaaggaCGTGCTAAATGACATCAAAGGTTATatggcactatggtaaagtagagTAGGGAAAAGGTTAGGAATAAGTTAATGATTAGATAAAGTCAtaggttgaacagtactagagtatggtatggtagtgaaaagggggggagggggaatgatggGATACAGTTTaaggtaaagggggaaggagtaaaaacaaaaaacgagtttaaggattaggataagtggacagaacaagggatgaagaaagggaaaaggaaaggaggagaagaaaagaccatgcaaaatttgttgagggcAAAGGCTGAGGGGTGGTCCCTTACATTGGGCTTCAGTTCCCATTtcctaccccgcccccccccacgacaagaagcaagggattggggggggggcattacttttattttatgcaTGACTCTTCACTTTAAGATGCAAGGTGTCAATTGTATTTCGgctcatatatcaatatatattaatcttatatcttagggacaaaacacaaaatactgtaattgtcttcatttttcttttttatatccaaATATACTTCAGTTTACCCAGACCAAAGCACATGGACAAAAAGTACCATTACTGTTTTCCTTGGCCATATCATGTTTTGCGAGTGCCTGAAATCTCaacaaatatttgtttaaaatgttCTTGTTCATCATGCAAATGTTGGAATACAAAGAAAGATGTGTAAATGAGACAtcatttttgtataaattttattgacAGAAATATCAGTGTACATAAATCCTGCTTTCTTTCAAAACTCTGCCACACATCATGCATCATTGGCAATTCCTGTAGTATCTCTCCAAAAAAATGTCTTAATATTAgctctatatacattttttccaaacatttgctataaatatatataaatccatgcaACTGGCTATGTGTCTACATGAAAATGATTTGGCATATCTGAATGTCTCCATCTCTGTGAACTGACATGCCAAGATGCCAAGACAAGACCcatgaacataaaataaaataaaaaaaaagtccacacaaCATTCCCcatacttttccttctcctcctcataaatataatgtatccataaaaaatatatattagtataattcctAATCTCTAATGGGCTACTCggacttttcttcctcttcgtcaacTAGGCCCACCACGGGCTTCTGTTTGACAGGAATGTGTGGAACTGCTCCCTTCTTCGAGTGCTTGCGGAGGTTGGCTTGTCTGCAAGGAGGAGGTTGTGCTTGTATTAGTTTGGTCTTCATGAGAGATGTGAGTTTTGATCtatatatccttcttttttcATACCAAAGGAAATGTGAATAAATTGTTATAATTGCCAACCATTTAAGTTATTAGAGATTAAACTGGAAAAAAGCATAACTAGTTCAGTGAAATGTTAAAAAACAAATGCACACTCGTACACccccttaaacacacacaaacacaccacctcactcactcactctctctctctctcctctctctctctctctctctctctctctctctctctctctctctctctctctctcacattcacatatacatatacatgcacatatacatgcacatacacatacacatacacatacacatacacatacacatacacatacacatacactcacactcactcactcacactcacacactttctctcactcacacactttctttcatcacacactctctcactcacacactctctcactcacacacactctctctcacacacacacacacacactcacactcacacacacacacacacacacacacacacacacacacacacacacacacacacacactctctctctctctctctctctctctctctctctctctctctctctctctctctctctctctctctctctctctctctctctctcagtcactcactctttcacaccACACTATTCTTAACAAATGTCAAAATGAACTGCACTTGTTCATGCTTCACACTGGCCCCTGTTTGCCCTATGCTGGCACTTACCTAACAGCCTTGCTCTCCCTGATGATGGCATGCTCTTTCTTGGCATGGTAGATGTGGCCAGGCAAGTGCCTGTGCCGCTGGATCCTCTTCACCTCTGGGAATGAACTGTATTTCTTCTTCAGCTCCTCTGCATAGTTGATGGCTGACTGTTCTCTTTCACGCATCTGCAGAAGGAAAACAGATAAGAAAGGAGGAAGCAAGTGAGGATTTTAATAAGGAACAGGTCCTCATAATAAACTGCAAAAGAAGCAATAAgttgaaaaaatagggaaaacaaaataagtaaatagaaaaagatatagtAACCATATATGTGCACAACTaggcaaaaaaaaagtgtacatataacatttgtatgtaaaaaaatataaaaatatttatatgtaaaaaaaaaattgtcattctaaaataaaaataaaaaaaaaaagcaccaaccTTTAACAGcaaacagaaataatatatatgttacttaCCACACCCATCTTCTCACTTGCAACTGCCTTCCATAGCCTCACATTGTGATCAGAGGAGCCTGAGAGGACATACTTGTTGTCAGCTGTCCACAAAACACAATTAACCTTGAACATGCGCTTGGTGTGGTACACATCTCTACACTTTCCCTGAAAGCAATAATTGTTAATTACTGTAAGGAAAAATACAGGTTTATTTTGCTTATATAATTTACAAGAAAATTTGTCTCAAATCCTAAAACAATGATTTACCTACCAGTACTTAGAAGATATCTCCAATACATAACCCCCTCCAAACAATATATGAAGTACATATACAGTGTACAACATTAAAAACCTACAGCTCTCTCAGTCAACTTACTTCTTCTGTTGAGAATATTCTGATGGATCTGTCATAACTTCCTGAGACAAACTCCTTGCCAGTGGGAGAGTAATAGACATCAGTGACTGCTGACGTGTGGCCTTCGTGCAAGCCTACTATACGGTGCTTGTTGTTCATGTTTCTAATGTCGAAGGAAtaacaactagaaaaaaataaataaaatttgtatataacgTTGTATGTAAGCTGTTAAGATGTGCAACATCTGGAATATTCTTTGCAACCAAATATACAAATTCTGTACAATGATTTATAAACACGTCTATACCTGAAGTACTAAGTTACGTTAGAAGAGAAAGATtctgataaaaaattatagaaatcaTTTAATCAATCttgaaaagaaaataaggcaaataaggcaaaaaaaagagacagagcaaaggagaaaaagaatagaaggcACATGAACAAGGAATCAAAagaaagtgggagaagaagaggagaaagagaaggcagtaatggaaagaagaagagaaggaactaAGGAATAAGGAGAAAGCAGAGAAAGTGAACACAAAaagcctctttctctcactccactcacttGTAATCCTCGCTGGCTGCCGTTAAGATGAAAGCCTCCATGGGATTCCATGCAAGCGCATTCACTCTCATATTCATCCCTAGCTTCTTCACCTCCTTGCTTCTTGTGTCGTAAAGGATGATGTTGTTTGCTTGGTCACTGGAAGCTATCAAATTATGTGTTGagtgaaaagacaaaaaaaatatacatatatgtgataataaCTTCATGAAACCGGGTTAGCAAGAATAAGTGAAATATCCACTATGTCTTTTTGGTTTATTAATTGTCTGTAAACATAGATGGCTCCATAAGTGATTAATCTCCAAGGCATCAATTACTAGTTCTACCTGTCTCacccgttttctcttttccttgattttcagaagaataaaattttactgttgttagtattattaataaaattataattatcataatgtcaataataataataataataataataataataataataatagtagtaatagtaatagtaatagtaatagtaatagtaatagtaacaacagacagtaagtaacataataacatatgaaAGTAAAGAATAGTTAATAGAATAGTAATGTTAGTAATAGGAAATAGTAATAGAATAgactataataattatgatacataataaaatatataatagtaataatatactaagTGATAGTATAGTCatagtaatagaaaataatgtaaataatataaataataagaatatgtcaataaatagtaataagttataatatcatactattaataatataattaagtaataatgactaatatatataatcaataagataaactaatataaagttgtaatagtaatagttgaaatgaatgataatgataggataatgtacaaatacatatgataatgtgataggtgaatgataatgataatatgataatgataatgataatgataatgataacaacagcaataataacattaataacattggaaaaaaaattgaaaaaagctcaaggaaagaggaaatcagGTGAAGCCACATAGACGTCTTAATTTGCTCCTAAGGGAAAAGTAGTTGTGGAGCTATCTATCCTGGGTGCACTTCTTGAGTGTGCTGAGCCACCCAGATTcccagatgtagaaaaggtataaatgagaaagaTAATGTCACATACAAGTAATTTAagtttcattcataccttttctacacttgTCAACTTGACTATGATTCAAATTCACCAGTCAAGTACAACTATATCAAATTTGGTAAATGCAGACATATGGGTTGACCAAAGATTAATGTGGGCAGTTTACACAAATACTATAATCAACTGTGCATGGCTTGCgcatataaattattttgtttgtatcGATAAGTGAGTGATATAATGAGCTTTGAAAATAGGTAAGTACATTAGTctgatttttataaaaagtaaacgtttttccataaaaaaaataatgccaagGAGAAATCTAGCTTATTAGATTTTTCTCTGTCAAGTGTTCTTATGAATATTAATCAAACCAGGCACATAGGCCTAATGTCAATACTGTTTTATCTATAGTAAACATTCCTTTAAGACTAGCCTAGGCTGTTATTTTTGGTTGAATTTCCTACAGTAAATTCAAATAAAAGAAATCCAATAACAtcaactatttttatcattttaaccaGAGAAACTTGCAAACCAGTTATATCATAAAGTAAGGTGTACCATAGAATTTATCACTAACATGATATTCTGCTTTTTATGCTGATATTTCAACCATCATGTATCTGAATTGGCCCAACATTTAAGATGAGTAACATAACAAGAATAAAAGGGACCATTTCCAAAGTGGGAAGGAATACTAGACAATAACATCATCAAAAACTAtttgatcccttttttttcttcttcttctctctctttattgcgtACTAACCCTCAGTTCCTGATGACAATCCTGAAGTTCTCAAGGTAGTAATTCTGTTCCCCATGATCTGAACCTGCCAAAAGGTGACTGTCCCTCAAAAATAGAACATAGACATAGATTCCTCTGCTTCCTattctttttcccattctctggaccttctcttcttttctagattttaccttcctccctcttcttttcttcctttccaaaTTCCTCagcctccttttctttgtcttctcttttcatATGCAACCTTCTCTCCTTTTACCTTATTTATCTGACTTCTCTTCCACTCTACtattgctttctcttttcttccttttcctcttttactttctcttttatcctATGGCCCCGAGGATAATTAGCATTATATTTCAGAAGTTGTGgaaaagtcatccacatataaaattataacaactccttttaaatttccagcaaaataatatgtaaaaaaaggtgTTACAAACAAAGAGGAAGGTTTTAAAAACTTTGATATACATCTGACAAATTGTGCCCAATTCCACAGCCTTtgctaattatattt
The Penaeus monodon isolate SGIC_2016 chromosome 9, NSTDA_Pmon_1, whole genome shotgun sequence DNA segment above includes these coding regions:
- the LOC119577043 gene encoding DDB1- and CUL4-associated factor 13-like, with protein sequence MSIIKNIKVLSRNPDHHMRETKHDIHRVQRNYDPTLHPFEAAREYKLALNAVKLERVFAKPFVSSLTHSDALSAMCRHPSQLSSVFTGTVEGELMLWDLPQKKSKWSVQAHNGHLGAIVTAPDGGSFFTVGNDKTIKRWSLEKTLENSDLPVDTWMSETVIMGISHHRYNNEFITCGERVLLWDASMKAPKFSYDWNTGAHGSNASVVCVKFNDIETSLFASSDQANNIILYDTRSKEVKKLGMNMRVNALAWNPMEAFILTAASEDYNCYSFDIRNMNNKHRIVGLHEGHTSAVTDVYYSPTGKEFVSGSYDRSIRIFSTEEGKCRDVYHTKRMFKVNCVLWTADNKYVLSGSSDHNVRLWKAVASEKMGVMREREQSAINYAEELKKKYSSFPEVKRIQRHRHLPGHIYHAKKEHAIIRESKAVRQANLRKHSKKGAVPHIPVKQKPVVGLVDEEEEKSE